The stretch of DNA CTCCATAGCTTGCTCCAGCCTGCCAGCAATCATATCAAACTCCTTGTTTTTTTCAGATATACAAGAGTCTTGCTTGTCGACTCTGACTGTAAGTAAATCAAGTCGATGGGATAATAAATCCATATGACCCTTCATTGCTCCCAGTTCAATCTGACACGCCTCTTTTTCCCTCACTACTTTACTGAAAGAGTCAACAGCTCGCTTCAGTTTCTCAATCTCTTGCTTCTGTAGAGTCGATACCGCTTCAGAGCagctcctttcctcattgaacttTAACAATGCAGAGTTGAGGTTTAACAGCGCTTCTGCTACAGCTTCATTCTGAATGACTGAACAAATGTCTTGCTTCATGTTATACTCCATCTCATTACCATGCAACCGTATTTCTATTTCGTTAACGAACTCTCTTACTACAATCATCTCCATCTCTTCTCTAATGATGGTTGCCATCCTGGCGTCTTCAATATCAGATTCTAACATTCCAATTTTCTCTGCATGATCTGGCTCTATGGGTGTAGTGTGTGATGCCTGGATGGGAAAAGCACACGCTTCTACTTGATTATTAGTAGCAGCACAATGTATTGGCTGGATTTCAGAATCTAAGGCATTGCTCTTGTCGTGTTGGCCAGCAAATGTTTCTGCCTTGATGCCAGAAGTGGTTCTCTTATTATTCTCCAAGAGAAGGCCATCTAATCTTGCCATAACTTCCCCGATTTTCTTTCTAATTTGCTCGAATTCTTTGTTATTCCGTAAATGCCATGGGTTGGATCCTTCCTTTTTTAGCAGTTTTCGCTTTAGTGCGAATATCTCTTCTGTCTTCTCTTGCACGACCTTATCATGCTGCCTTTTCATATGATTCATCTCTTTATTAAAATGGGCTATCAAAGCATCCTGATCCATGTGCTTCAGGTATGACAGATCACCAAAAACCTCTTCAGGAGGGACTCTAGGACTGTCTTCCTTTGTTGTACCATTTCTACAGGATTGTTCCTTGCCTCTTTGTTTACTCACATCTTCTGCACCATCAGAGTTATACTGGGATCCCAAAAGCCCCCANNNNNNNNNNNNNNNNNNNNNNNNNNNNNNNNNNNNNNNNNNNNNNNNNNNNNNNNNNNNNNNNNNNNNNNNNNNNNNNNNNNNNNNNNNNNNNNNNNNNNNNNNNNNNNNNNNNNNNNNCNNNNNNNNNNNNNNNNNNNNNNNNNNNNNNNNNNNNNNNNNNNNNNNNNNNNNNNNNNNNNNNNNNNNNNNNNNNNNNNNNNNNNNNNNNNNNNNNNNNNNNNNNNNNNNNNNNNNNNNNNNNNNNNNNNNNNNNNNNNNNNNNNNNNNNNNNNNNNNNNNNNNNNNNNNNNNNNNNNNNNNNNNNNNNNNNNNNNNNNNNNNNNNNNNNNNNNNNNNNNNNNNNNNNNNNNNNNNNNNNNNNNNNNNNNNNNNNNNNNNNNNNNNNNNNNNNNNNNNNNNNNNNNNNNNNNNNNNNNNNNNNNNNNNNNNNNNNNNNNNNNNNNNNNNNNNNNNNNNNNNNNNNNNNNNNNNNNNNNNNNNNNNNNNNNNNNNNNNNNNNNNNNNNNNNNNNNNNNNNNNNNNNNNNNNNNNNNNNNNNNNNNNNNNNNNNNNNNNNNNNNNNNNNNNNNNNNNNNNNNNNNNNNNNNNNNNNNNNNNNNNNNNNNNNNNNNNNNNNNNNNNNNNNNNNNNNNNNNNNNNNNNNNNNNNNNNNNNNNNNNNNNNNNNNNNNNNNNNNNNNNNNNNNNNNNNNNNNNNNNNNNNNNNNNNNNNNNNNNNNNNNNNNNNNNNNNNNNNNNNNNNNNNNNNNNNNNNNNNNNNNNNNNNNNNNNNNNNNNNNNNNNNNNNNNNNNNNNNNNNNNNNNNNNNNNNNNNNNNNNNNNNNNNNNNNNNNNNNNNNNNNNNNNNNNNNNNNNNNNNNNNNNNNNNNNNNNNNNNNNNNNNNNNNNNNNNNNNNNNNNNNNNNNNNNNNNNNNNNNNNNNNNNNNNNNNNNNNNNNNNNNNNNNNNNNNNNNNNNNNNNNNNNNNNNNNNNNNNNNNNNNNNNNNNNNNNNNNNNNNNNNNNNNNNNNNNNNNNNNNNNNNNNNNNNNNNNNNNNNNNNNNNNNNNNNNNNNNNNNNNNNNNNNNNNNNNNNNNNNNNNNNNNNNNNNNNNNNNNNNNNNNNNNNNNNNNNNNNNNNtcatcgtcatctacacacgtcgatccgagacggtgaaatcatggcttgctcgcttcctacgcatgttcaacagttcaacgaATGACTGGGTCGCTgcgctagatgttgagtacaccacagtcgtgggacgagagaaggatctaaaggacgaagagaggaagaagcccgccgagatccaggtttgcgtacttaacgtttgcttggtctacgaCATAtcccatgccgacgttgagtgccgggattttaagaacttcctcaaggacaaaagagtgaaattcgttactataggctttaagaacgacagggatgtcctacgtcagataggtctcgttgtaggccagcccttcgatctccagaaggcaagcctggtgtcctcctctcaaccttcaatgctgaccctggaagcaaccatgattgatccttcgtatgctaaactgaagaaagctcatcacgagtttcatcatgcatgggagtcgaagacattagatgaagatcacatcctgtacgcagcaatggatgcctacctttgtttaaatatctacaagggttggatgaagaggcagagcccagtgtccggttcaagcaaagaagcgtcgacgaagaggaagaggaagagggacgaagtcgaggacgtggactcggacttcgagtaggtggcagtgctgtcgctcatgctggttctactgcagtaTCAAGCGGACTAGTttcttagtttattttcaagggtgtgttgtgctgaggccccagtagaactatgtttatgttctttctcgttatttaaactctttagtacgtacagtagtactagtactatgtcttactactgttcttcttgcagttggtactactgctcgtatcttcgtgttcctactgtacttaatacgttcgtactagtagtataatttgggtcagtcgatttgtgaaagaagttcgacggagcgaaggaagaagatggcagaagaggtggaagaagcccttctagccatccatgttgcatcaaacggctcacatgagtcgactgacccaaattgctccttcagattgcaggatccacgtggcattcaaggtcccgaaggtagattccgcgtccgcacccAGTTTGCAGGCTCGACGCacgcgcgaccggcttccgccgtgatagccaccatgcgcgcctcctccacGCGGGCGGAGACAACAATGACAcactagttcctcctcgccggcatgctggagcacgcgctcgtcctcctcttcgtacgctgcgtgcatagacgcggctccaccaactgctcgcgtgcttggcagcgcggcagcatcgcgaggagggactgcagacgacgtgagcgggtGAGCCTTcagcttcatggcacagggatggcggcgacaaGGCGGTGAAGGGCAAGAAATTGTTGGCCAGACCAGGCGGGCACCGGCATGCGCAACGGTGGTGgtggcatattgatgagtgcgcgtgtgggagcttacttcagttttatatataaggttggtcaaacttaaaataAAACCGTAATAGTACAcataaacattagacttaggcagcgcttttattagttagtaccaCAGCCACGATACGGAATCTTGTGCAAGCGCATGAACCGCGGCCGCgtggtcgatcgaacggtgcgtcaccgtgtcgcgctcgaaggacatccactgAACCTTTTTTTGTTTGTGAAAACAATCCTcaaatattactcaactttttttcctgtgaaagttcttgacgctgcgtgtttatttggatttggacgttttaggtgcaccctagttttttttaatactgattttgtgtgtgtgactgagagagaatgtgtgtatgtgtccatatgtgtgttgtggcggaagggcaatgtggagacggtgtgcgtgtgatacagacatcGAGAGGTGTGAATGTttaaatgatcatgcatgagtgagacatagacagatgccgttacgttgtgtatacatgagagaacggtcttctagtttacttgtgtgtgtgagagagagagagagagggagagagagagacagagagaggagcatccgtaacacaacaaccatctctctcgattcgtccgtccctcgcacggtcgcatgcaacacatgcatcaacgcgcacattttgacaccctcacccggcccctgcccacctcaaggcccgcacaatctcttcgcgaatacccatttctctccttaggtttgttttctctcaatatctgacacacacacacacacagagacacacacagcacaacacacacacacactcccccgagcacacaattcatccccatccaaggttatacgacgaccactctcgcttgtgcttctttgcatgccaacatgcacaacacctcaatcttcaaagagggcatcgagcagatcgaagacggcgaccacaccgcgctagagatTGTGGgttcatttggaagcagggtgatgtgatgacggctgactgactcctccccccaccctctctctctcttgcacaaaattaccaatccctctctcccctgcacaaaattgtcaattcctcaacccacgagatccttcccctctcgtccatgtttttccaactctctcatcaaacaagttgtctcttctccttccacgtatacagaatctagatgcacacgcatctcatgtatattacatgtatccatctttctcacagacctaacttcttcctctctctttctctctatctctctccctctctctgtctcgttaggtttgtctcctactctctcatccacatacatacaatctttcccgccctatctgctccatcttcaaaagctctctctgcacgtttcattcacacattgggatatgtcaaaatgttgcttctataatggctgatgtagagttatggttgtttttgttgcatcctacaaagtaataactatgaaatgcatttagattctcatttgactgggattatgtgagtttgagcatgttttgaagtactatagaccttgtatacatcttgggattcgacaatgattgtaactattgaattgtatagaccattacattcgaagtcaatagcctaatatatttatttcacaatttcaacaaatgattagttcactacaaactaagaaaacaaatgtgtactccctccatttttatttaagtccgcgtgttagcattggtcaaagtcaagtttcgTAAACTCTCaaaaagcttataacaaaaagtattaacatatacaataacaaataaataccattagattcattattgaatgtactttcacatcatacatatttgttatggtaaatgtttatatttttctataaacttggtcaaactttaggaagtttgacttcggtcaaacctaatatgaaaagtttactactactactcgctagttgcttagccgaatcactcaacacgccacacggggagtccagtgtcataaaattttgaggtcggcgggaaaatctcccgcgaccctgattcgagcagtgggaagttaccatcatagccttcggaacaggcctacggatgacgcttggtatggggctgttttcgtaacttcaggttcaccctacccagccaaccccaccccggcacccagagtagtacacctgaatactccccattttctatccccaccgcaaaatagatttctccacggcaccgcagccttcgtgctcctcccctttacatcggcacACTCGTCCACTgtagcgcatctgcctcatcgacgacctcgtacgccgcactggagccggtccaccatcgtcgtcgtacacggagcctcttccccgacatCATCTTgcacggtctcggatctgcttcctggaagccgacgccaagcgcagaagtaccaccgttgtggacaatgaactgactcccgttgccgaccatgactcacagaggccaccgcgaccatcgttc from Triticum urartu cultivar G1812 chromosome 3, Tu2.1, whole genome shotgun sequence encodes:
- the LOC125546757 gene encoding WPP domain-associated protein-like, whose amino-acid sequence is MGMPHVRYAPEHSGTVNTKLTLFFEGVPGALAYLHSNKAATLAEEAQRPRRRVVTKVLTKTAYWNPDLDFATAMKSLPDGADLTLLGSQYNSDGAEDVSKQRGKEQSCRNGTTKEDSPRVPPEEVFGDLSYLKHMDQDALIAHFNKEMNHMKRQHDKVVQEKTEEIFALKRKLLKKEGSNPWHLRNNKEFEQIRKKIGEVMARLDGLLLENNKRTTSGIKAETFAGQHDKSNALDSEIQPIHCAATNNQVEACAFPIQASHTTPIEPDHAEKIGMLESDIEDARMATIIREEMEMIVVREFVNEIEIRLHGNEMEYNMKQDICSVIQNEAVAEALLNLNSALLKFNEERSCSEAVSTLQKQEIEKLKRAVDSFSKVVREKEACQIELGAMKGHMDLLSHRLDLLTVRVDKQDSCISEKNKEFDMIAGRLEQAMEDVRQNEIISSELLHRFRNATDSLKEAEKQNQYLRNVIQDKEKIFTSTIYKEKEFKERMTSLVESMREFENLITDQQTIIANKIQHSESRFCLLKDQCKHLTKEGNLLKRKALRYKEISETRGSNLQKAELEVDLLGDEVEALTDLLAKIYIALDHYSPVLQHYSGVMETLNMIRKHISTTK